A single window of Oreochromis aureus strain Israel breed Guangdong linkage group 7, ZZ_aureus, whole genome shotgun sequence DNA harbors:
- the LOC116312268 gene encoding uncharacterized oxidoreductase YjmC-like: protein MSRCLISHVEVKGFIERCMTAVGAKQHHARSLAEVLVEGDHRGHYSHGLNRMDMYVKDIQTGICAKDGEPVVEKESAATALVDGRNLLGPVVGNFCMNLAIKKAKDVGIGWVVAHNSNHYGIAGYYAMQAVKENMIGMSFTNTSPLVVPTRAKECTLGTNPISVAAPAKDGDSFVLDMATSAVALGKVELHERRGDPIPEGWGCDPLGKITTDPKEVLTGGGLVPVGGSEDTGGYKGYGLGMMVEVFCGILAGAQYSKYIRTWKVTDRVANLGQCFVAINPENFAPGFSDRMSDLLSIHRNLDPADLDTPVLAAGDPERMNMKKCEDMGGIPYHINVVKYMNECARKIGVNPLLPCDKIVSG from the exons ATGAGCAG ATGTTTGATCAGCCATGTGGAGGTCAAAGGCTTCATTGAGAGGTGCATGACAGCAGTCGGTGCCAAGCAGCATCATGCTCGCAGTCTAGCTGAAGTGTTGGTGGAAGGAGACCACAGGGGCCACTACAGCCATGGACTCAACAGGATGG ACATGTATGTGAAGGACATTCAAACTGGCATCTGTGCCAAGGATGGTGAGCCAGTGGTGGAAAAGGAGAGTGCAGCCACGGCACTGGTGGATGGGAGGAATCTCTTAGGCCCAGTGGTGGGAAACTTTTGCATGAATCTGGccataaaaaaggccaaagACGTTGGCATTGGCTGGGTGGTGGCACACA actCCAACCATTATGGTATTGCTGGATATTATGCAATGCAAGCAGTGAAGGAAAACATGATT GGGATGTCATTTACCAACACGTCACCACTGGTGGTTCCCACACGTGCTAAAGAG TGTACTTTGGGCACCAACCCCATCAGTGTGGCGGCTCCTGCTAAGGATGGAGACAGCTTTGTTTTAGACATGGCCACTTCAGCAGTAGCCCTTGGAAAG GTGGAGCTTCATGAGCGGCGTGGAGACCCCATTCCTGAGGGCTGGGGCTGTGACCCTCTGGGAAAAATTACAACAGACCCCAAGGAAGTGCTGACTGGAGGAGGACTGGTGCCTGTTGGTGGCAGTGAAGACACCG GAGGGTACAAAGGCTATGGTCTGGGAATGATGGTGGAGGTGTTCTGTGGCATCTTGGCTGGTGCCCAGTACAGCAAATACATCCGCACTTGGAAAGTAACAGACCGTGTTGCAAACCTG GGTCAGTGTTTTGTGGCAATCAATCCAGAGAACTTTGCTCCCGGGTTCAGTGACAGGATGTCAGATCTGCTGTCCATCCATAGAAACCTGGATCCT GCTGACCTAGACACTCCTGTTTTGGCTGCTGGAGATCCAGAGAGGATGAACATGAAGAAATGTGAGGATATGGGTGGGATCCCTTACCACATCAACGTCGTCAAATACATG AATGAATGCGCAAGGAAAATTGGTGTCAACCCACTGTTGCCATGTGACAAGATCGTCTCGGGTTAA
- the LOC116334759 gene encoding interferon-induced transmembrane protein 5-like — protein MDNHSYNFPSDCTPLTNCKSARKPVGSTVVNMGNTGKNPPRDYLVWSLCNTLYVNFCCLGFMALIYSIKARDQKTQGNLQLAQECSDKAKWYNILAAGWNLLIPLLAIILLVLLLVHLGSSQGSFDFLGEDGLQNFLKLFSW, from the exons ATGGACAACCATTCCTACAACTTCCCTTCCGACTGCACCCCTCTCACCAACTGCAAATCTGCCCGCAAGCCTGTTGGATCCACTGTCGTGAACATGGGGAACACTGGCAAGAATCCTCCTCGAGACTATCTAGTCTGGTCGCTGTGCAACACCTTGTATGTTAACTTCTGCTGCCTGGGTTTCATGGCGCTCATCTACTCCATCAAG GCCAGGGACCAAAAGACTCAGGGCAACCTGCAGCTGGCTCAGGAGTGTTCGGATAAGGCCAAATGGTACAACATCCTGGCAGCCGGCTGGAACCTTCTCATTCCGCTCCTGGCCATCATCCTGCTTGTCCTCCTGCTCGTCCACTTGGGCTCATCTCAGGGCTCTTTCGACTTCCTCGGAGAAGACGGACTCCAAAACTTCCTGAAACTTTTCAGCTGGTAG
- the LOC116335642 gene encoding mannose-binding protein C-like, protein MKLLLLLSVICLMATVSFSQPPGPPGPPGEKGEKGDRGSPGFPGIMGPTGRVGLPGLPGDKGDRGFPGMPGFPGADGTCSATETNCPDLRALKDRLAKLELAINYHFVRKVGQKYFVSNKERGSFSRAVEFCSQQHLELALPQNEEENNALTQVFGDVYKAAWISVNNKKAEGNFEVDMKNQRLTFTKWGEGQPDKSIQDTGCTMLSENGIWRVTPECSINAYIICQL, encoded by the exons ATGAAACTGCTTCTCTTACTCTCCGTCATCTGCCTGATGGCCACTGTCAGCTTCAGTCAGCCTCCTGGTCCTCCTGGTCCTCCTGGTGAAAAAGGCGAAAAAGGAGACCGAGGATCTCCTGGGTTTCCTGGGATCATGGGACCAACTGGACGAGTTGGTCTTCCTGGGTTACCAGGGGATAAAG GGGATCGAGGATTTCCTGGGATGCCTGGATTTCCTGGAGCTGATGGAACATGCT CTGCTACTGAGACGAACTGCCCAGATCTCAGAGCCTTGAAGGACAGACTTGCCAAGCTAGAGCTCG CCATAAATTATCACTTTGTCCGGAAAGTTGGTCAGAAATACTTTGTGTCCAACAAGGAGAGAGGCTCTTTCTCCAGGGCTGTCGAATTCTGCTCCCAACAACACTTAGAGCTGGCTTTGCCCCAGAACGAGGAGGAGAACAACGCACTGACTCAAGTGTTTGGCGATGTTTACAAGGCAGCTTGGATCAgtgtcaacaacaaaaaggcagaGGGGAATTTTGAGGTGGATATGAAAAACCAACGTCTGACCTTCACCAAGTGGGGTGAAGGACAGCCAGACAAATCCATCCAAGATACAGGCTGCACCATGCTGTCAGAAAACGGCATCTGGCGAGTTACACCAGAATGCTCCATCAACGCTTACATCATTTGTCAGTTATAG
- the LOC116312359 gene encoding mannose-binding protein C-like, producing MNPLLFLCILCLSVHITYTRLPPDRKGQKGDQGDPGIPGVPGPRGRTGIPGLPGRPGEIGDIGIRGLPGHPGETVCTEATVESSCPDVETLKSRLAELELAINYHFVRRVGQKYFVSNKERGSFSKAVEFCSQQHLELALPQNEEENNALTQVFGDDYKAAWISVNNKKAEGNFEVDMKNQRLIFTKWGEGQPDKSIQDTGCTMLSENGIWRVTPECSINAYIICQL from the exons ATGAAcccacttctttttttgtgcatCTTGTGCCTATCGGTCCACATCACCTACACTCGCCTACCTCCTGATCGTAAAGGTCAGAAAGGAGATCAAGGAGATCCTGGGATACCAGGAGTACCTGGACCACGTGGGAGAACTGGAATTCCTGGACTTCCTGGACGTCCTGGTGAAATAG gggATATAGGAATACGTGGGCTTCCTGGGCACCCTGGAGAAACAGTGTGCACTGAAg CTACAGTTGAATCCAGTTGCCCAGATGTTGAAACCTTAAAAAGCAGACTTGCTGAGTTAGAACTGG CCATAAATTATCACTTTGTCCGGAGAGTTGGTCAGAAATACTTTGTGTCCAACAAGGAGAGAGGCTCTTTCTCCAAGGCTGTCGAATTCTGCTCCCAACAACACTTAGAGCTGGCTTTGCCCCAGAACGAGGAGGAGAACAACGCACTGACTCAAGTGTTTGGCGATGATTACAAGGCAGCTTGGATCAgtgtcaacaacaaaaaggcagaGGGGAATTTTGAGGTGGACATGAAAAACCAACGTCTGATCTTTACCAAGTGGGGTGAAGGACAGCCAGACAAATCCATCCAAGATACAGGCTGCACCATGCTGTCAGAAAACGGCATCTGGCGAGTTACACCGGAATGCTCCATCAACGCTTACATCATTTGTCAGTTATAG